The following DNA comes from Alienimonas californiensis.
CGATCGACTTCGTCTTGCCGGACCCGGCCGAGTGCTGGATCAGGTACTTCCGGCCCGGCCCCTCCGCCAGCACGGCGTCCCGCAGCCGGCGGGTCGCGTCGAGCTGGTGGTAGCGGGGGAACACGACCGCCTTCACGGCCCCCTTGGCGTCCTTCTCCTCGACGAGATACCGCCCGAGGATCTCCAGCCAGGACGCCCGCTCCCAGACCTCCTCCCACAGGTACGCCGTGCGGTGGCCGCGGGGGTTGAGGGGGTTGCCGGCGGCCCCGCCGTCGCCGCGGTCGAAGGGCAGGAACCGCGTCGCCGGGCCGGCCAGCTTGGTGGTCATCTTCGCCCGGTCCCCGCTGACGGCGAAGTGCACCGGGGGCCCGGTGCGGAAGGTCAGCAGCGGCTCCGGGGCGCCGCCCTTGGGCCGCGGGTTGCGGTCGAGCTTGTACTGGTCGACCGCGTCGTCGATCGACTGGGTGTTCTCCGTCTTCAGTTCCGCCGTGGCGACGGGAATTCCGTTGAGGAACAGGACGAGGTCCAGGCTGTTCCCGTTCTTCACGCTGTACCGCACCTGCCGGACGACCCGCAGGCGGTTCTGCTCGTACCGCTGCTCGATGGCGGGGTTCAGGCCGCTGGCCGGCTTGAACTGTGCCATCTTCAGCGACCCCCGCAGGCCGACCAGTTCGATCCCCTCCCGCAGCACGGTCAGCGTGCCGGCGGCGTCCAGCGACTTCCGCAGCCGGTCGAGCACGCGGCCCTCCGCCGCGGCCCCGTGGCTCTTCCGCAGGGCCGCCCAGGCGTCGGGGTTGGAGTCCCGCACCCAGCGAATCGCGTCCGCGGGGAACAGGGCCCGCTCGCGGTCGTAGCCGTCGTCGGGGGGCGAGGCGTCGGGCCCGTAGAGCCACCCGCGGCCGGCGAGGGCCTCGCAGACTTCCTCCTCGAAGGGGCGTTCGGTGTGAAGGCCGGGCATGGCGGCGGCCCGTTCGCGGCGGGAGTCTTGTGAGCGTCCGTCAGTGTGCCGCCGCGGCCGACCGGCCGCGAGCGGGGCCGCCGCGGGTCAGCCGGCGGCCTTCTCAAGACGGGGTGTTCCGCGTCACCGGGAGAGAGCGGGCGATGAACCACAAAGTCCCCGACTTCTCGCTGCCGGGGTCTTGGATCGTCAACGGGCGGTCCAGCGTCCACTGGGGCAGTCGTCCGCGGACGTACGCCCCGACCGCCCGCTGCCAGTGCCGGTCGTCCCGCAGCCACTCGCCCTTTTTGATCCCGCGATCGCCGAGGAAGCCGAGGTACATCAACACGACGTCGCATCCCTCAGACGCCATCTTGCAGGCGTAGGCGAGGCGGTTCATCAACTGATACCGGTCGGCAGTCGACAGGCGTTTTCGACCGCGGTGGGCACGGTTCAACCGCATTTGCGTTTCATTGATGCAGCCGAGGATTGAATGCCGGTTCTTAATCCGCTCAGGCGAGGCGTCCGGGGGAAGCGGCTTCTGAGGGTCTTTGTGCTTCAGTTCGCCGACGTGGGCCTTCGCCTCGACCAACAGTAGGGCCGGACGGGGGGACGGTTCCTCCTGGAGCGGGGCGAGCGTCGCGATCAGGTCCCACACGGGGCCCGCCCCGCCGTCGTCGCGGTTCGGAAACCACCATTCATCGTCCAGCGTCGGCAACTGGCCGTTCGACTCCCGCAGGTACCGCTCCAGTTCGTACTCGGCCGCGTCGTCCTCCTCACGGCTGAGGGGACGGAACGTCGGCTCGTCCGCCAGCCGGAAGCCGGTGGTCTCGATGAGCTGGTCCAGCGCCTCCCGCCGGTCCGGTCGCCCGAGCAGATCGAGGACGTGCATCCGACTCTTGCGATCCTGCCCCGCTTTCAGCGGGTGTCGCATGTTCGTATCAGGCATCAGGCAGCGGACGTCAGGCGATGGGCGATGAGACCGCCAGTGTGCCGGCCGGGGCGGCGCTCCGCGACCGGCGCCGGCTCTGGTAGGATGCCGGCCCCCGCCGCCTCGCCCCCGCCCGCCGATGTCCGCCCCCGAAGTCGCCGGTTCCGCTGTGATCCAGGTCGATCCCGAGATCCTCGGCGGCATGCCGGTGTTCGCGGGCACCCGGGTGCCGGTGGACACGCTGTTCGTCTACCTCCGCAAGGGCTACCGGGTAGAGGACTTCTGCGATCACTTCCCCGCCGTCACCGCCGAACAGGCCGGGGCGGTATTGGAGTGGACCGGCCGGCAACTTGCCGCGGCCGCCTGACCGGACGCCGGATCAGGCGAGGCCGCGGACGTCGATCTGGCCGGTGACGGCCGCGGAGATCAGGGCGGAGCGGCGTTCGAGCAGCAGGGCGACAGCGGACTCGGCATCGCGGGCCATCTGGCCGAATGTCGTAGCGATTGTCGCACAGCGATCGGCTATAGCCTTCTGCTCCGACAGCGGCGGCAGAACGATTCGACGATTGGCAACGGTGGATAGATTCATCCGAGTCCGGGTTGTGCCCGTTCCGTATAGTCCCGCGTCGTAACTCGCGGACACATTGAGGCATAGGGAGACGAACTTGGCATCCGACGAACTCTCATCCAAGCGAAAACGGAAGCAGTCGGCCTTTACCATCGTAGGCCCGAGATCAGCCGGAGCGACGCAAGCTCGCCCGAGCAGATGGTTGGCGTCTCCAAGACCTGCAACAACAAGGTCCCCGCCCCGCACGTCGTGGCCGCCCCCGAGACCTTCGCGATAGTAGTCTGGGTCTATGAACGCCTCACTTTCCCGTTCGAACTCGCCGTCGCGAATGTTCCCGAGTCGTATTACTCGCACGCCTTCCTCGACGTAATGCGAGGACTTCAGGCCGGAGCCGAAGGGGCCATCACAGAACTCTGTTGCGACGCGGCTTAGCTTAAGCACCTGCCAATGCTCCGGCACGTCGCCGAGCCAGTTGACGCCGGTGGGTTTGCGGGGGGCGGCGGGGTCGAGGCCGCGGGTGACCACCCGCGAGATCGCCGCCCGCCGCTTTTCGGCCAGCAGCCCGATCAACCGCCGCTGCTCCGCCACTAACCCATCAATCTTCCCCGTCTCCCGGTCGAGGTACGCCGCGATCGCCGTTTGCTCGTCTCTCGGCGGGAAGACCCATGGGCGTTCCAACGTCTCGCGGACCTTCACGAATGGTTGGGCCGTTCCGCCAATCACCCACCAGTTGCGAACGTTGGTCACGTACCAGAAGAAGTCGCGATCGGCGTCCGGTCCGCAGAACAGGCAGTGTGTATTTGCGACCACGCCCCATTCACGGTCCGCCTTAAAGGTCTTACCGCATAGAGCCCCCACGGCACTCAGCACGATTCCCTCGCCGCTGTAGTCGGCCTCCTCGACCCACACGTCTTGTCCGGAAGCACTGAAGGCCGGCACGAGATCGTCAGCGGGCTCCGGTGAACACTGCCCCTTGATCAGGGTGCCTCCCGCCTTGCTGCTGACGATCCGTTTAGGCGGGATCACCTCCCACCCCGCCGGCACCTCGCCCAGCCACTCCACGCCGCTGTCCTTATAGCTCTCGTATCGCGACAGGCTCACGCCGACAGCCCCCCGATCATCGCGACGATGCGGTCGGTGACGATCTTCAACTCCGCGTCGATCGCCGCCAGCGCCCGCGGCGGGCGGAACACGTAGAAGTGCCGGTTGAAGGGGATCTCGTAGCCGATCTTCGTCTTCGAGTCGTCCACCCACGCGTCCGGGACGTGCGGCAGGACCTCGGCGGCGAGGTGCTCCTCCGGGTCGGCGTCCAGCGGGATTGTCTCCGTGTCCCGCAGCGAACTGTCCGCCTTCGGCTCGCCCTTCTGCTTGCGGCCGTTGTGCCGCACGACGTTCCCGGCCGCGTCCCGCTCCGGCCGCTCCACGGTGATCTGCTGGTAGCCGAACGCCTCGTTGCGGAACACGCGGCTGACGGGGCGGTCGTACGCCCGGCCGTGCTCGTCGACCTCCGCCACGCTGGCTTCGACCCCGTCGCCGTGCAGGCGGACGATCGCGGCGATGTCCTCCGGGCCCAGCTCCTTCCGCTTGCTGCCGAGGCTCTTCCGCATCTTCCGGAACAGCCGCGAGCCGTCGATCAGTTGGACTTTTCCTTTTCGCTCCGGGGCTTTTCGGTTCGACAACACCCAGACGTAGGTGGCGATGCCGGTGTTGTAGAACATGTCCGTCGGCAGGGCGACGATCGCTTCGAGGAGGTCGCTTTCGAGGATGTGGCGGCGGATCTCGCTCTCCCCGCTGCCGGCCCCGCCGGTGAACAGCGGCGACCCGTTCAGCACGATCGCCAGCCGGCTGCCGCCGTCCTTCGCCGGCCGCATCTTCGAAATCAGGTGCATGAGGAACAGCAGCGAGCCGTCCGAGACCCGCGGCAGCCCGGGGCCGAACCGGCCGTCGAAGCCGCGGTCTTTGTGCTCCTTCTTGACGTCCTTCTGGACCTTCTTCCACTCCACGCCGAAGGGCGGGTTGGAGAGCATGTAGTCGAACACTTGGCCCGGATGGCCGTCGTCCGAGAGCGTGTTGCCGTGCTTGATGCGGGCGACGTCCTGCCCCTTGATCAGCATGTCCGCCTTGCAGATCGCGTAGGACTCCGCGTTCAGCTCCTGCCCGCTGAGCACCAAGCGGGCGTCGGGGTTCATGTCGGTCAGCCGCTCCTCGGCGGTGGAGAGCATGCCGCCGGTGCCGGCCGTCGGGTCGTAGAGGGTGCGGACGACGCCGGGCCGGGCGAGGACGTCGTCGTCCTCGGTGAACAGGAGGTTCACCATCAGGGCGATGACCTCGCGGGGGGTGAAGTGCTCCCCGGCGGTCTCGTTGGAGAGTTCGGCGAACCGGCGGATCAGCTCCTCGAAGACGTGGCCCATCTTGTCGTTGGGCACGACGTCCGGGTGCAGGTCGACGTTGGCGAACTTGTCGGTGACCAGATACAGCAGGTCGGCCTTCGCGAGCCGGTCGAGTTGGGCGGCGAACTCGAAGCACTCGAAGATGTCGCGGACCTCCGGGCTGAAGGCCTGCGTGTAGTCGTGCAGGTTCTCGGCGATGTTGTCCTGGTCCCCGGCGGCCTTCGGCAGGTCCAGCGGGGAGTCGTTGTAGAACCCGTACCCGCTGGCCTTCCGCAGGAACGGCTCCGCCGGCAGCCCGGCCGCCTCGCGTTTCTCCTTCTCCGCCAGCACGGCCGACTTGGTCGCCTCCAGCACGCAGTCCAGCCGCCGCAACACGGTGAACGGCAGGATGACCCGCCCGTACTCGCTCTGCTTGTAGTCCCCGCGGAGCAGATCCGCGACGGACCAGATCAGGGCGGACAGGTTCTGCGACTCGGCCATGGGCGTCCGTGCACTGGAATAGATGACGAGGGCGGCGGGGCAGTGTGCCGCCGCCGACGCCGGGGCCGCAACCGGGTGCGGGCGTCTCCGCACCGGCCTGCGCACGGGACCGAGTTGAAGGTCTTCTCCGTCCGCGGGCCGTACAGCACTCTCACGAAACGCATCCCCCTCTCGCCCGCCTGGCTCCCGCGCCCGGCCGCGGGGGGCACTCGGTCGGCTCCCCCTCGGGCTCCGCGGGGGTATGGACCGCTCGTCGCAGATGGTCGGTTTTTGGAGCATTCCGTGCGGTTTCGAGCCTAACCTTCTCGGCGGCATGGGATTGCGCGTTTTTTTCTACACCGGAGGCGCGGGGGCCGACGCCCCGCGACGGCGGTGCGGCAGGTACCTCTGAGGGTCTCCAGTCTCCGGTCCCGATTTCGGCGAGATCTTCTCACTCTCGGTCCGAGGCGGCGCAGAGAGTGGACGGCGCCGCCCTTAAAGCGGAATTCGAAATGGTTGGTCGATCGGTCAAACCGTGACCGACCGGCGTCCGACGCGGGTTCCTGACATCTAAAAGAATGACGGCCGGGCCGCCCCGCAGGACGGCCCGATCGTCATCGTCGCGGCTGATCTACGGGACTGAATCAGCGACCTTCTTCGTCCGCGGGGCGTACAGCTCCTCGACGTACCGCATGAGGCCCTTGTTCAAGAGCATCTTTCGCTCGCCCCCCGCCAGGGCGTCCGGCCCGGTTGTCGGCGGCAGGTCGATCTCGTCGTAGACCGCGGCCAGTCCGTGGGCGGCCCGGGCGCGGGCGGGCCGCGGCTTCCCTGACTCCTCGGGGCGATAGGCCCGTTCGAGCTTCGTGAACTTCCGCGCCATCAGCATCGGCTGAGCGTACCGGTACGGCTCGTCGTTCTTGAGCATCAGGTGCGCGACAGTCACGAGCTTCCGGGCCAAGGCCATGATCGCCGCCTGACGCGGCTTCCGCTTCGCCAGCCGCTGGTAGAACGCCCCCAGCGGACCGGGGTGACGGGCGACGTGCTGGCACGCCTCCGTCAGCAGTCCCCGGGCCTGCGGGTTGCCGACCTTGGTGATCCGGCCGTGGTAGCGCTTGTTTCCCGACTGCCGGGTCGAAGGCGCCAACCCCAGATACGAGGCGGCGTGGCTGCCGTCCTTGAACCGCTCGATCGGGCCGAGGGCGGCGGGCAGTCCGACGGCGACGACGTGGCTGACGCCCGGGAGCGTCATCAGCAGGCGGACCCGCGGATCCGCCCGGGCGATCTCGACGAGGAGCCGGTCGACCCGCTCCAGTTCCTCGCCGGCGTGCCGCCACTGCCGCAGGTGGCTGTCGAGCAGCATCCGGTCGTGTGGGTGGAGCTCCAGCGACTCCAGCCACGCCACCCCGGCGTTCGTCCACAGGCGCTTCATCGGCGGCCGCAACATCAGGCGCGAGAGCATCGCCTGCACCCGGTTCGCGTGCCGCCCCCGGCGCGACGTCAGCGCCGTGCGGTGGGTCATCAGGTCCCGTCGCATTTGCGTGTCGGCGTCCGGCTGCCAGACCGCGGGCAGATAATCGCACCGCAGCAGTTGGGCGAGGGTCTCGGCGTCGACCTTATCCGTCTTGATCTTCGCCTCGGCGATCGCCTTGGCCTTTACGGGGTTCCCGACGACGACCTGCTTCACATGCGGGCGGAGCAGGTCTACCACCGACCACGTGTTCGTCGTCGCCTCCAGCGCGACCTGATCGGTCTTCTTGAGCGTCTTCCGGGCGAACTCCGTCAGCTCGTCGCGGAGGCACTCGACCCGATGTCGTTCCAGCACCTTGCCCGTGCGGTCGATCACGCACGCCTCCGCAAAGTGCTTGTGCAGGTCGACGCCCACGTATCTGATCATCGACGGACTCCCGGATTGAGGAGGGTTCGGCGTGGGCGGGCGGCGTTCGTCCGAGGCGGGCCCGGACGAAACGGGCGGTTCGGCAGCTACCTCTTCGGGCTCGGGGCCCAGCTGGGCGGGCCGCGGGGTGGCCAGTTGAAAAAGCGGGCTCGGAGCCCATACCCTTCGTCGGCCAGCCCCCGAGGCGACCGTCCACCTGTGGTCGAACGGGTTGAGAATCAGGAGGGCACCTCGGCCTGCGGCCCGGCGACGGGCAGCAGACCCGAGGCGACAGGTCCGATCAACGGCTTCCGGGCGGACGCCGCGATCGAAGACCCTCATACCCGTTAAAAAAGACCTCCGCGTCCGCGCGAGGGTCGCGGGGGCGGGGCTCGCCTCCGGGGCCGACGGTCGGCGGGTGGCGCGGACCGCGGGAACCGGGACGGTCGGCAGCGTCGCGGCGACGTGACGTACGATTCCTGAGGGGACGAAAACCGATTCATATCGGAGCCTCGGTCGCGGGTCGGGGGAGCGAACACAGGTCACGGCGGGTTCGGGACAGACCGCAACCGCCCCCCGGCCGGGACGGCCGCAGGGGTTCGGGGAGATGGAGAGAGGATCGGTCAGCGGCGGTCGCCGCACTGTGAGCCCGCCCGGGGAGCTCCGGGGAGGGCGTCGGTCGTCCCCAAGGCTCCCGCCCCAGGGAGGCGGACCCCGCGCGGATCCAAGACGCTCCCCCGTCGCCCGCTGGGAACGTCGCCGAGCCGGGCGTCCGGACGACCGGACGACCGCCGTCGCGGCGAGTCCGGGAGCGGAAACCGATCCGGCGGGACCGCCGGCGGCCCGGGGGCGGCCCGAAGTGGGCGCCCACTCGCCCCCTGGGATTGGGTCTCGGGGCATCCCGCCGCCGTTCCCGCCGTTCGCGAAATCGTCGTGCGCACCGCACCACTTTGCAGGCCTGACGTATTTGCCGCCGCTGATGGGTTCCCGCGGCCGGTCGGCCACCGGAGCGGCCATCCGTCGGCGGGACATCTCGAGGCCTCCTCTCTCAAATCGACCGTTTCCCGGGAAGCCGCCCTCGGCCCGACCTCCCCCGAGCGTGCCCCGCTCCCACAGGCTAAAAAAATCCCCCCGCGCCCGAGCCGGGTCGCGGGGGGTGAGGGATCCCCCTAGGGGCGCGGCCGGCGGAGGCCGCGGCCCAGGGGGCCAGTGACGAGACCGACCGCCGCCAGGGCGATCGCGGAGCGGCCCAGCATGCGGGCCGCAGGGGGCAGGACGACCGCCAGCACGGCGACGGCGGGGCGGACGGCGGAGGGAGCGATGGACCGATACATATCGGAACCCTTTCGAAGGGAACGGGAAACAGAGGGAGAGCGGCGGGGTTGAGACGAGCCGCGGCCGCCCCCCGCCGGGACGGCCGCGGGGGTTCAGGGGGCGACATGTGAGGGGACGGGTCAGCGGCGGTCGCCGGCCCGCTCCTTGAGGCCGTCGATCAGGCCGGACGCCTGCCGGCGGGAGAGCTCGGCGGCGTCGACGACGCCGAGGCGCCGCAGCTCGGCGGTCAGGTCCGCCCCCGCCCGCCGGGCGAAGGCGTGCAGGGCCCGCACCTGCTTCGGCGTGCTCGGCGGGTCGGACGGGGGGCGTGAGGTCGGCGCCGCCTGCTGGAGTCGGGCGGGTGCGTCGTCGGGATCCGCGACGCCCAGTTCGGCGTCGACGGCCCGGCGGACCACCCCGAAGCAGCCGCGGATCTGCCGCCGGAGCTTCTCCGGGTCCTTCAGCAGTTCGGCGGAGAGCTCCACCTCCAGGTGGACCATCGCCCCGCGGCTGCCGTAGTCCGGCTGCCCGATCTTGCGGCTCAGGCCGCAGTTCAGCTTCAGCATGGGTCGAACCTCCTATGGGTGAGGGTGAGGGAATGGCTTGGTCAGGCGGCGAGGCCGCCGAGCCGTTTGAGGCCGTCGAGGGCACTGGCGACGGCCCGGTCCCGCCTCTTCAGCTTCCGCAGGTCCGCGGAGAGGGAGCGGGCCTGCGAAGCGGCCTCGGACAGCGTCGCGGCGAGGGCCGCGGTCCGGTCGAGGAGGGCTTCGGGATCCACAGCGGGGGCGTCGGGCTTGGGGCGGGGCATCTCGGGGGCGGGGTTTGAGGAGCGGAACGGGACGGTCGCGGGGGCCGGGGCGGCAGGAGAGGGCTCCGCCTCAGCGGCGAGCCGGACGGCCCCCTCGGCGGGGACGGGGTCGCCGGCGAGCGTGGCGAAGACGACGGTCGTCCCGCCGTCCCCGGGCGCGTCGCACCGGACCGGCTCCTCCGGCCCGTGCAGCGCCATCCGGGAGCAGCCGGCGGCGAGGGCCCGGGCCAGGAACCGCCGGTCGGCGACGGCGATCCCGGCGCCGCGGACGTTCGATGACGCCGTGGCCAGTTCCACCGGCTCCCCGCCCTCCTCGGCGGCCCGGACGAGGAACACGCCGTCCCGCACCTCCAGCGTGACCGGGCGGCGGTGGTCGCCGGTGCCCGGCAGGCGGTCCAGCCGGTCGGCCAGGAACGCCGCGTCGGCGTCCGACAGCGTCACGCTCGCCTTCCCCTCGCCGCCGGGCACGACGCGGTCCAAGTCCGGGAACCGGGCGTCGCGGGCCTCCGGCGTCCACAGCGTCCGGTCGCCCGCGGACAGGACGACGAGCGGCACCTTCGGTCCGTCCGTCCTCCTCGCCACTTGGACCTCCGTGTCCTTCAACTGGGAGCAGCCGAGGACGTGCGGCGCCGGCAACAGGACGGGCTCGTCCCACGGGAAGGAATACCCGCGGGCGATGAGCAGATGATGGCTGTCCGTCGCCTCCACCCGGCCGCCGAGCGGGTCCAGCCGCACGCAGCCCAAGGCGTAGCGGGTGGACTCCGCGTCCGTCACGGCGACGACCTGCCGCAGGACGTCGGCGAAGCCGGGACCGGGGGCGTGGCACTCCTCCACGGCCGGCGGGACGAACGCCGCCGCCCGGTCGCGCTCGGCTTTCTCCACCGTGCCGCGGGCGCTGCGGGGCACGCCCTTCTCGTCCCAGTTCGCCACCACGGCGTTCCCGCCGTCGGCTTCGGCGAGGGAGACGTCGCCGCTCCGGGCGGCGCCGGCCTCGGCCAACAGGTCGAAGGGTAGGACGAGGTCCGCCGGCGGGCGGTCGCCGTGGACGAGCAGGCTGACGCCCCGGCCGTCCGGGGCGATCGCGGTGAGGCGGGTTCCGCCCTCCTCGACGGCGTGAATACGGATCGGCGGGCCGGCGTCGCGGCCCTTCAGGTTCAGGTGTTTTCGCAGGACGAGCCGGAAACCGTGCAGCGTCCGGCGGGGCAAGGTGAGCGGGGGCATGGGGCCCTCTCGTGTTCGGAGTGGTTTGGATGAGGTGAAAAGGCCGGCGGCGGGGTTCGAACCCGCCGCCGGTCGTGGGCGCCGCGGCCTTCGGTTCAGTGGAAGGCGACCTTGCCGCGGCCGCAGCGGGCCAGGTCGCTGCGGCGGCGGGCCTGCTGCTCGTCCCAGTCGATGGGGCCGAGGTCGTCGTCGAAGTGGGCGAACGACGGCGGGCCATCGATCTGGAAGCCCATCCGGGCGATGTCCGCGACGCGCTCGCCCGTGACGGCGGCGATGCGGCGGTTCAATTCGTGCTGGGGCATGGGATTGCTCCTGTTCTTGAAGTGGGAATGGAAAAGCGGCGGGCCGGCACTGGGCCGACCCGCCGCTTGGGGGGAAGACAGAGATGGAGCCGGGCCCTCAGCCCGGCGGGGTCAGCCTATTGCGGGTGAGCCAGTCGGCCTCGGCGGCGAGGGCGGCGCTCCGCAGCGGGTACGGCCCGAGGACCGGCCCGCCGCTGGGAGAGAGGTCTGCAGTCCACCCGCCGCCGTCGGCGGGCTCGACGTGACTGGCACGCATGACGGACGCGGCGCCGAGGGCGCCGGCGTCGATCAGTTCGCCGTAGAGCCCGCGGGCCGTGCCATCCGGGCCGACGAACAGCTCCTGCGTGTCCCCGCTCATCGCGGGTTCCGCAGCACGCGGCGGCGGGGAGCGTCGGCGACGAGCGGGTCGAGGGCCTCGGCCACGCCGGCCAAGCCCTCCCGCACCCGCTGTTGGAGCCAGCCGACGCCGGTCGAGGCTCGCAGGTCGACCGGGTCCACGCCCCGCATCAGCCCCTCGGCCTCGGCGACGACGGCGTCCAGCTCCTCGTTGCCCCCGACGTTGAGCCGGCGGAACCTCTGGAAGAACTCCGTGAGGTTCTCCACGGCGGAGTCACGGAACACCCGCGGTCCGCCGCCCTCGCCGCCGGTGAGGCGCTCGCGGAGGTGCTCGACCAACTGGGCCAACTCCTGGGCGAACGCCTGCTCGGCCAACTCGACCGCCTGCTCGAACCGCTGCCGCACGCGGTCGCATTCCTGCTGGTACAGGCGGGGCGACAAGCGACGGAGGAATTCGGGCGGCTCGACCGCCGGCAGGTCCCAGGACAGGCCGAACAGCGGGGCCAGACTGGGCGGGTAATCCGCCGGGTCGAACAGGTCGCCCAGCCGGCGGCGGGCCTGGGAGACGAGTTCGTCGCGGCAGCGGTCCACCTCGGCCGCGGCGTCAGCCAACTCTTCCTGAAGCTCCGTCATCCGCCGCTCGAAGGCGGGCAGGTCGTTGCGGGGCAGCAGGCGGACGCCGTTCTCGGGATACGGCAGCGACGCTGACTTCCAGTGGGAGACGGCCGCGTGCCGGACCTTCGCCGCGGCCCGCAGGGCCGGGTGTTTCGTGTCCAGCAGCTTCTTGCTGGCCGACAGCGAGCCGGACTCGGCGTCGAAGGGGCTGGCCGCCTCGTCCTTCTGCTCGGCGGAGAGCGTCCGCCGCAGGCCGGGCCAGGAGACGTGCAGCCGCACGGCCGCGGCGTCCTGGCGGAGTCGGTCGGCCGGATCCTGTTCCCGGTGGTCCCGCTCCTCGTCGAGGATCGTAACCTCCGCGGCGCCGTGATCGGTCTCGGCGTCGGGCAGATCGGGGTCGTGTCTACGCCCGCGTCGCGGCGGGCTGATCAGCAGGGTCATGGGTGAAACTCGTGAGGAGGGAAATGAAAACGCCCCGGCGAAGGGGCCGGGGCGTGTGAGAGATGAAGCGCCGGACGGCGCCGGCGGTCAGTTGAGCGAGAAGTTCTGCTTCCCGGGCCGGCTGGTCCGCCGGCGGGGGGCCTCGTCACCGCGGTCGCCGGCGGGGCGGAACACGCCGCCGGCCTCGGCGTCGAGGCACCGCCCGCTCGCCCACCGCCGCAGCTTCGCCAGCGGCTCCGCTGCGGAGACGCTCACCGGCACGACGTGCGTCGCCGCCTCCGCCAGGCTCACGCCCAGCAGGGCCGACAGCCGGCAGCAGGATTCGATCTCCGCCCCGGTCCAGCCGGCGTCCGGGGGCGTGGATTCGCCCGCGGCGACGCCGTACCGCTCGCGGCAGGTCTCCCAGATCCCGCGGCGTTGCTCCTCGCCCGGCAGATCCAGGAAAAACGTGGCGTCGAACCGCCCGCTGCGGGTCAATTCTGGGGGCAGTTTCGAAGTGTCATTGGCGGTGCAGACGACGAACACCCCCGCCGGCCGATCGGCCAGCCAACTCAGCATCGTGCCCAGCAGGCGGGAGGACACGCCCGAGTCCTGGGCCCCGCCGGAGGTGCCGGCCAGCGCCCGCTCCACCTCGTCGACGAAGAGCGCGCAGGGCGCCATGGCCTCGACCGTCGCCAACGCCCGGCGGGTGTTCTCCTCCGTGGCTCCCACGAGTCCGGCCATCAGCGCCCCCACGTCCAGCGTGAGGGTGGGCCGACCGACCTCCGCCCCGAGGGCTTTGGCGAAGGAACTCTTGCCGACCCCGCCGGGGCCCAGCAGCAGCACGCCCTTGGCCTCGGCCCGCGGCGAACCGTTCGTCAGCGCGGTCCGGCAGAACGTCTTCAGGGCCTCCATGCCGCCGAGGGCGTCAAAGCCGGGGCCGCCGCGGGACAGGGACAGCGGCCCGCCCGCGGCGAGCTGCTTCGCCTTCAGCTCCCACAGCGGATCGGGATCCAGCCGCCCGTGCCGCACGAGGCTGAGGGCGAAGGCGTTCTCGGCTTCGCTGCGGGTCAGTCCCGCCGCGGCGTCGAGGACGGGCGTGAGCGGGTCGGGCAACTCGCCCTCCTCCGTCGCCACGCCCCGCGCCACGGCCTCCAGTTCCTCCCGGGACGGCAGCGGGCAGTCCAGGACGGCGAAGTCCCGGGACAACTCCGGGGGCAGTTCACCGGTCGGCTGGATCAGGATCAGATGCGTGCGGCGGGTTTTGCCCGCCGCCAACGCTGACCGCATCGCGGCCAGCAGCTCGGGGCTGTTCAGGTATCGCTGCGGGTGCACCATGGCGAGGAGTGAGGGCGTCTCCCCGTCGCCGGATTGCGGCAGCGCCTTCATGGCGGCCAGCGGATCGGCGGGGCCGTCCTCGCCGCCGTCGGCGGTCCACGGGGCGAAGTTCCAGCCCCGCTCCCGGCACAGCCCAGTGAGGTCGCGGAGGACCTCCTCCGGCTCGGGGCTGACCGCCAGCACGCCCGGGAAGGCGGCGGCGATCAGCTCCGCCAGCTTCGCGGCCATTCCGGGGGGCGGGGCCGCGGGGGTCGGTTCGTCATCAGGTTCGGGCGGGGCGGGGCCCCGCGGTCGACGCGGCATGGGCGTCTCCTCGGTGTGGGTGGTGAGTTGGGAAAGAACGGGGGTCGAACAGCGG
Coding sequences within:
- a CDS encoding IS110 family RNA-guided transposase, whose translation is MIRYVGVDLHKHFAEACVIDRTGKVLERHRVECLRDELTEFARKTLKKTDQVALEATTNTWSVVDLLRPHVKQVVVGNPVKAKAIAEAKIKTDKVDAETLAQLLRCDYLPAVWQPDADTQMRRDLMTHRTALTSRRGRHANRVQAMLSRLMLRPPMKRLWTNAGVAWLESLELHPHDRMLLDSHLRQWRHAGEELERVDRLLVEIARADPRVRLLMTLPGVSHVVAVGLPAALGPIERFKDGSHAASYLGLAPSTRQSGNKRYHGRITKVGNPQARGLLTEACQHVARHPGPLGAFYQRLAKRKPRQAAIMALARKLVTVAHLMLKNDEPYRYAQPMLMARKFTKLERAYRPEESGKPRPARARAAHGLAAVYDEIDLPPTTGPDALAGGERKMLLNKGLMRYVEELYAPRTKKVADSVP
- a CDS encoding type I restriction-modification system subunit M; translated protein: MAESQNLSALIWSVADLLRGDYKQSEYGRVILPFTVLRRLDCVLEATKSAVLAEKEKREAAGLPAEPFLRKASGYGFYNDSPLDLPKAAGDQDNIAENLHDYTQAFSPEVRDIFECFEFAAQLDRLAKADLLYLVTDKFANVDLHPDVVPNDKMGHVFEELIRRFAELSNETAGEHFTPREVIALMVNLLFTEDDDVLARPGVVRTLYDPTAGTGGMLSTAEERLTDMNPDARLVLSGQELNAESYAICKADMLIKGQDVARIKHGNTLSDDGHPGQVFDYMLSNPPFGVEWKKVQKDVKKEHKDRGFDGRFGPGLPRVSDGSLLFLMHLISKMRPAKDGGSRLAIVLNGSPLFTGGAGSGESEIRRHILESDLLEAIVALPTDMFYNTGIATYVWVLSNRKAPERKGKVQLIDGSRLFRKMRKSLGSKRKELGPEDIAAIVRLHGDGVEASVAEVDEHGRAYDRPVSRVFRNEAFGYQQITVERPERDAAGNVVRHNGRKQKGEPKADSSLRDTETIPLDADPEEHLAAEVLPHVPDAWVDDSKTKIGYEIPFNRHFYVFRPPRALAAIDAELKIVTDRIVAMIGGLSA
- a CDS encoding DUF433 domain-containing protein translates to MSAPEVAGSAVIQVDPEILGGMPVFAGTRVPVDTLFVYLRKGYRVEDFCDHFPAVTAEQAGAVLEWTGRQLAAAA
- a CDS encoding restriction endonuclease subunit S; this translates as MSLSRYESYKDSGVEWLGEVPAGWEVIPPKRIVSSKAGGTLIKGQCSPEPADDLVPAFSASGQDVWVEEADYSGEGIVLSAVGALCGKTFKADREWGVVANTHCLFCGPDADRDFFWYVTNVRNWWVIGGTAQPFVKVRETLERPWVFPPRDEQTAIAAYLDRETGKIDGLVAEQRRLIGLLAEKRRAAISRVVTRGLDPAAPRKPTGVNWLGDVPEHWQVLKLSRVATEFCDGPFGSGLKSSHYVEEGVRVIRLGNIRDGEFERESEAFIDPDYYREGLGGGHDVRGGDLVVAGLGDANHLLGRACVAPADLGPTMVKADCFRFRLDESSSDAKFVSLCLNVSASYDAGLYGTGTTRTRMNLSTVANRRIVLPPLSEQKAIADRCATIATTFGQMARDAESAVALLLERRSALISAAVTGQIDVRGLA
- a CDS encoding AAA family ATPase; this encodes MAAKLAELIAAAFPGVLAVSPEPEEVLRDLTGLCRERGWNFAPWTADGGEDGPADPLAAMKALPQSGDGETPSLLAMVHPQRYLNSPELLAAMRSALAAGKTRRTHLILIQPTGELPPELSRDFAVLDCPLPSREELEAVARGVATEEGELPDPLTPVLDAAAGLTRSEAENAFALSLVRHGRLDPDPLWELKAKQLAAGGPLSLSRGGPGFDALGGMEALKTFCRTALTNGSPRAEAKGVLLLGPGGVGKSSFAKALGAEVGRPTLTLDVGALMAGLVGATEENTRRALATVEAMAPCALFVDEVERALAGTSGGAQDSGVSSRLLGTMLSWLADRPAGVFVVCTANDTSKLPPELTRSGRFDATFFLDLPGEEQRRGIWETCRERYGVAAGESTPPDAGWTGAEIESCCRLSALLGVSLAEAATHVVPVSVSAAEPLAKLRRWASGRCLDAEAGGVFRPAGDRGDEAPRRRTSRPGKQNFSLN